The nucleotide sequence GACaataaattttttttaatgaattttttcaaaaatataaatgaaattatccttaattttgtacaaatattcaaaaaatttcgggCGGTCACTTATCCCCGGGACACgttgtatatataatataataaatgttattgtatttttacacacagttgtatattattttaccttAAAGAAGAGGGCCGACCAGTTTATGGATATACCTGGAACAAAAATAACACTCATTAGGTTACTGCTGTTAAATTATggttatagataaaaaatatgaaaaaatacattaataaacTGAACTAGCTACTATTGATTTTGCGTACTTAGTGTTACGCTAAGTGCCTCTTCTGTATTTGTACTATTTATTCTGTGGtaccgaaaaaaaaacttataaaaactcGCTGAGTTTTTCTAGCATCCGGCCATATCTTTGGACAAAATGCAAAACTTGGCGCTATGGAGCACTTCGTGGGAAGTTGGCGCCCTAAATTGTGAAGTTGCGCGATTATTCCGAAGTTTCGCAATAATTCTCGCTTGTTCGCTTCGCGTTATACGTTCGCGGGATATTCTCATTTCCCTTGCACTAGATCTCTGGTAGCGAATGTCACATCTTGTTTTTGCAATTTCTTCAAACTTAAATCTGGCTGGGACCACTGTACATGCTACACATTTCATGCATGCTGGACTTAGCACATTGTGTAAAGTATAGCTACATTAGAGAAATTGAAAACATACGGcgtaatttttcgttttttttttctaattatgcACTGTCTGTATTGATAAGGTGCCTACCTGACCACCACTTAAATGAGGCAATAGGgattatgtaggtaatatcaCGAACCTAGTGTGTTCCTAGATACGGGGTTTTCCATTTAGGTATGTGATCCGAGAAAAATCTTTGACCACAAAGACAAGTGCAGCAGATAATAATCTAAAGTTATGGAATGAACTGACCTATCACGGATGTAGGTTATTAATAGGAATCAACTGTACGTGACCCAGTACCACAGTGCTCACATAGATATTGTGGACTTCCGACcatgtttgcttgtttgtttcaATACGTAAtcataaagtaggtaggtacctacgatcTATCCGCAATGTCGGCATTGACAAAGGAATAACTGTACATAATATTAACAGCAATAATATGGTCACTCTCAATCATTAGCCGGACATACcaggaattttaattaaagggataaaaataaaccttagcAAACTAATTAATTCAATTCATTATGATAAAATTAACACGTAAGAAACGACGTCATTCATATTACTACTAGACAATacggtaaacaaataaattacaataaattaaacaaaaaaaaaatactaaaggaCGTTAGGCGAGCGGTCGATGCGACGTTGCCAGATCGCGCGCAAAACGCACACGCGAGACGTAAGCGGGGCTGCGGCGGGCCGCTGCGACCCCGCTGCGTCACTCCGCGTCGAACGTCCGTACCGGCTGCCGTGTTTGTTTGTCGCAGTGAAATCGCGGCGTTTCCACTAGTGTAACATGAATTCCTACTGTCTGGACGTTGAGACTTTCATAGGTGAAGTGAAGAAATACCCGGAAATATGGGACATTAACAGTGACGACCACAGGTTCAAGAGCAAGAAGCAACAAGCCTGGGCGCAGATCGCTAGGGTCTTCATAACTGACTTTGACGAAATTCCCGATATTGAAAAATATGATGTTTGTGAGTATGACCGACACATTCCACAATACCTACCTACGCATGTATGGCATACAAATCTGATAGAATTGGTACTTATTTATCAGCTCTTCAAGAAGTGTTACAAACAACAAGTATTTGATAAGATAGTGACGCATAATTCAGGTTTAGGTCTTAGTATCGGTCTAGATTTTAACTAGTAAACAAATAATGATGTAACACGTGGCCATTTTGAAAATGCAACGGACGAAAATACTTCTACAATGaacaaaaattatatcaaaCATCGGCAGTCCACAGCTACTTTCAACAATAAGCAGACACTAGGAAAGGTGTTAGGAATAGGCGGTCCCTCGTCTCAAtgctttatttacataaaccaACGTGCGCGATTCAGCGTATACCTGCGAAATGCGTCACCTTGAAAGCCAGAGGTCGCGGCTCGCGGTTGAGCAACCAGTCGACGGATCGATCGCGTTCCTTCGTGTGCGTTTCAAAGCGATTGCCTTTCGCGAGTCAACATCAACACATCCATTCATTTCGGGTTACTTCTCGTGTAACGACAAGGAAAATACTTAGAATATCTTCTTTTATGGACTTATTTGGCCCTTTGGTTACGGCACTATCGACTGTTTTTGCTATATCTAATGTGTTCATACGCGTTTTAATGAAAGTAGTTCAAGCATGATTCAGGCTATTGAATTTTGCAAATGAAAGCAATTCTTAGCGTACCTAAATATATCACAAAACAGGGTTTAATTTCTATCAAACCCTACGTACATTTGTAACTCTCTTCACCAGGAACTATTCGATAGGCAGCAAGGTTCTCTTCGTTCTGGCTTCCTCTTACCGTTGTATTAAGCTATTAAATGCGGACATCTACATACATAAGGACCTAGTCATCGGACCTAGAATCGGTCGTTACAGTCGTCCACATTTTTTGAGTAATCCCTAGTTGGCTGAACAAACTCAGTTTACTTGTCAACAGTCTCTGAATAGATGAGTTGAAGACAAATCAGTTACTGCATAGTCGGGTTTGACACTAAGTAATTCTTTTGAAGATTGTGTGCCAGTAACTCCATGATTATCCatgagtaaaaataaacttataacaaTTCCTACAATAACATTCTATGGATAGATATAATATGTATGGTACGATTCATAAAGCTTAGCCCGTTCTTTCTTGTTCGCTTGAAAGGGGTAAACTCGGGCCGGCGATAACTGGGGGTTGAATAAAATGTGTGGAGCAATTTAGTTCAAGCGTTTCATCTCAATTCGTCCGCATAGCCAAATGGAAACTCCTATTAtgcaaataattcaaaataagCTGTATCATCAATTATTATCGTATATCCCGCGGGTTCGATAGACTTTTGTAATTCTTTGCCTCGTTAAGTATTTTAAGTGAAGTAGTCTAATTTAGACTAGCCGAGCCTTCTCGGTGAGTAAAAACTATGATGGTATAGAAATTACTTATCGTTTTttgttaatgccattttatttcatgttatGGTTTAAGGCTTTCGTTATCACTCTGTGTAGCATCTTCTACTTTTCCTATCTTCAtgcgaatgtttttttttttccaattatAGCTGGCGTGTCATCGTGAAACAaaagcaattaattaataaaagcaaatatTCCATATTTCCAGATCGTAAACTGCACGGAAAATGGCGAAACATAAGAGACTCATTCGTGCGTCATCGTAAAAGAAAATATGGTAAAAAGGGCTACGTGTACGcaaaacatttgactttccTAAGTAACTTGTATAATAATAAGACCAGTCAATCGGGAAGCGACGTGGAATGTGATAACCAGAGCGACGACGAAGACGCTAAGTTAAAAAGTGGAGGTGCTAAAACCAAAAGGTTCGATCTGTTATCTGACTCGACAATGTGGGCCAGCGACCCAGAAGATTCGCCCTCCACTATAGAGAATTTAAAAAGGAAAAGGACCAGCAAAGAGGAGACTGACATCGAATATGTAGATACCCCATTCCCAGACGCAAGCGTTAGTTTTAGTACTCCGGTTGAAGACGAAGATAGATCGTTCTTCGAATCGTTGCTACCTGCAGTTAGGGAGTTTAATATGGACCAGAAACTAGAATTTCGAAGTGAAGTGTTGTGTTTAATCAAGGGTTTAAGGTCGTCTACAGGTAAAAGGAACTTTATCAAATTAGACCCTACTACAGGTGACTTCTCATAGTGATATTTGCTGATATTATcattccattttttttacagttaataaatgtttaacattttcaatgttttgtattatttattcctACAGTCAGATCATAAGCAGTCACTGCAGCTAAAGTTAAGCCTTAAAACCGTATTGAAATAAAGAACATAAACTTGAAACTAACATAACCAACACCATGATTGATTCAGCTCATCTTCACACAAGGCTTGAACTAGAAATGCCAAAATAGACGTTTATCTggttaagtaggtaggtacagttcAATACGAgagtataaagatgaatgaaACGAGAATATAAACATAAGAATTTATAAATAGAGCAGTGACGATACATAAACATTTGATGCGAGAGAAATAACGTTGCCTGTTAGTCGATCTTACGATAGAAACGAAAGAGCTCaggacattaaaaaaacaaatacgaaAATACCCGAGACTAAGATAGatgtattttaaacataaactgTTCAGACGAGCAAAAAAGGCCGAGATGGAGGCTAGCTTACAAAGTATAGCTAATTTGAACGTGGTAAACATCGGAAGGCACCAGGCTCTGCTCAGTAGGATCACAGCGACGAGCGCCGGTAACAGGCAACAAGTAATGATACACCAGTCAGTCTTGTTACAATAATCTGTCTAAATAGTAACAGCGAGCTGGCAACGTCGCGGGGAAAGTAGCGGGGCGGCAACGTGGCGCGATCGATAGAACGCGGGGGGCGGCGTGGTGCGGGGCGGCTGACCCTTCCGACAACCACATTATACCTACTGCGTATATCATTGCGCGTACCAAAGCACGTGTTGGTTGACATCGAACGTGTTACGTGCAGGCAACGGGTTATCACAGAGCCGGAATGCGACATCTCAAACTAATGGCTCCTATTTTTACTTGACACATAAATAAGACAAGTACGCATTTTCTGTTCATTAAGGTGGAATTTATTAAGACAGAAGCTTTCTGAATAAGCTTCGCTATAAGCTCACCTGTATCGTCAGTTGGTAACTAAGTACATGGTCGTCCTAATTAGGCTTTGGTAGGTCTCATTTGGGCACGCATTTAGAGCTATATTGGTTGAATCTGAATTTGGATTCAAATTGTACGTACGGATCTAAACAATCTCTATTTCTAGGTACTCTACATTTCAAGCAGTTTGAAGTTGGAAGCCAATTCATTcgaatttctttaaaattgcATATTATCTATCTTCTCCATTGCAAAAGACAAAATTAATCATCAACAATGGAAATTACCTAAATTGTTCACAAAAACTTGGTACGATGTAGAGAGAAGAGTTATTGACAAAGTTGCAGAAACCACTTTCAAAGTTAAAGAACAAATAGACTTTTTCGTCAATAACGTGGAAGATTTAAACACAAATATAAAGGAATGTTTACTTTGGAACTTCAGCAATGACATCGTGGAATTTTAACTTCAATATCCCCAGTCAATTTAGGTATTTTAGTATCAGAAGTTTCGACTTTCACTTGTATTTCTTTAAGTTTATGATCGGGGTTAGACTTCTGTTAGATGGGAAATACGACCATTTTATTTTCGATCTATTGTATATCTTGGTAAGAAAGGATCCTCATTTAGAATTCTTCTTTCTTACCGTACAATACAATTTGTTGCTAAGTCGTGATTTGTACTGTTCATATTAAGACTTGTTTTGAAAGGTGACGCAAGTCCATCCATTGTAAACTAGGTAAGCGATACTCcataataaagtataattatttCACTTCCTATTTAGAATCAATGACACGGTAAAAACCCAATTTATATTTGGAGAATCAACGGAACGGAAAATAATTATGAGATGCGACAAAACTGAGGCCGTTATGGCGTAATGAGcaagaaatgaaaatattaattaatggaCCAAATGACAAAATACGTTAGAAGATAATTAGTAAAGCATTCGTGGATTATAATGTTGTTTACGCGTTTTGGTAAGAGGAGTTCTTTGGAACAAACAGCTTGCAATGAACTCTCGCTAATTACCAATCAGGTTAAGAGCTGCTAATGAATTGCTTCACTAAgtgctaatttaattaatcataGCAATCGCCAATCAGTTTAGCTTTGAGAACAATGCTGTTGATAAGCAATGCTAGGAACACGGTGTCGTAAGCGTTCGTGAGACATATTCGCGtaacagttttgtttttttttagaaaaaggtCGTGAGTACTCGTGAGACACAAACATACATTACTCAGAGCCAAATGACGCGAAGGCCTTTACGAGACAGGCGGGACATTACGGCCTCGCCTCTATTGCAGTGGCAAAGAACCCTATGTAGTCCATGAGTCACATAAAACTTGATGTCAGTATCGCGTGAGAGTGCTCAATCAATAAGGTTGCTTATAATAAAGCCTTTCCCCCGTGAAACACTGCACCGCACAGCTGATTACACCGTGCGTGCTTAACGGCATCACAAATTATACCACTGCACAggtgtttaaaagttttaaaataattctagaGTTTGTCAATGCAACTGGCTTGTTTGTAGTTTGCAGACATAATGTCGTTTAAAATAGCAGCTGCTATTTTACTGACGAAATTATGAGTGCTATTCAAAGTTAGAATGGAGCTACGCTAGCTCGCCGGTTCACGCAGCCGCAAGCGGTGCGAGCGAAGGCATAATAAAAGTGGGTGTGCCTGGTCTGGATCTCAGGCTAGGCAG is from Helicoverpa zea isolate HzStark_Cry1AcR chromosome 19, ilHelZeax1.1, whole genome shotgun sequence and encodes:
- the LOC124639540 gene encoding uncharacterized protein LOC124639540, giving the protein MNSYCLDVETFIGEVKKYPEIWDINSDDHRFKSKKQQAWAQIARVFITDFDEIPDIEKYDVYRKLHGKWRNIRDSFVRHRKRKYGKKGYVYAKHLTFLSNLYNNKTSQSGSDVECDNQSDDEDAKLKSGGAKTKRFDLLSDSTMWASDPEDSPSTIENLKRKRTSKEETDIEYVDTPFPDASVSFSTPVEDEDRSFFESLLPAVREFNMDQKLEFRSEVLCLIKGLRSSTGKRNFIKLDPTTGDFS